Proteins from a single region of Thermodesulfatator atlanticus DSM 21156:
- a CDS encoding RiPP maturation radical SAM C-methyltransferase, translating to MPWPLFSRPSVQVGVLKGFLQKNWPELEVKSFHPYLKVASALGYDLYQKLSETFWIAEALGAALLFPERCPEIKNFCQKKTKGKIPNFDFEKNLATLESNLEACFAEIDWKPFSAIGFSVCLNQLCTSLWGAKWLKRRFPEKPVIFGGSSCAKDLGKSILRLFPEVDFIINGEGEKPLLALLKHLIEGAPKPHKGLFFRKNGTVEGEGFLELNPEELPSPIYDDYLKEVMSLPAEKRFFPTIPLEMSRGCWWFKCSFCNLNLQWHGFRKKALPQVLKEIRAHAQAGLLDFAFMDNCLPVKDSLLLFAELAKDKIDYRFFAELRAVYKRTDYHLMRQGGLTWVQIGIEALSTGVLKKLNKGTTAIENIAAMRHCEEAGLILEGNLILEFPGCCVEEVAETLRNLDFVFPYRPLTTVSFWLGYESHVFKNYQNYGIKAIWPHPYYRYFFPEKILKDFVPLGWSYRGDRAFQRRLWQPVRQKVKRWQKLYHKLTKEKGPLLSYRDGKSFLIIRQVLPNGNVLHHRLKGPSRDIYLFLMDIRSLKELKEKFPNIPETKLKGFLDDLVAKRLLFQENESYLALAIHRRLKE from the coding sequence ATGCCGTGGCCCCTCTTTAGCAGACCCTCTGTGCAAGTAGGGGTGCTAAAGGGGTTTTTACAAAAAAACTGGCCTGAATTAGAAGTCAAATCATTTCATCCCTATCTCAAAGTGGCCTCAGCCCTTGGCTACGACCTGTATCAAAAATTAAGTGAAACATTCTGGATAGCAGAAGCCCTGGGAGCAGCACTTCTTTTTCCTGAAAGGTGCCCTGAAATTAAAAACTTTTGTCAAAAAAAGACCAAAGGAAAAATCCCAAACTTTGATTTCGAAAAAAATTTAGCCACTTTGGAAAGCAACCTTGAAGCCTGTTTTGCAGAGATAGATTGGAAGCCTTTTTCCGCCATAGGTTTTTCGGTATGCCTTAATCAGCTTTGCACTTCTCTTTGGGGGGCAAAATGGCTTAAAAGGCGTTTTCCTGAAAAGCCTGTTATCTTTGGCGGCTCAAGCTGCGCGAAAGACTTAGGAAAAAGTATTTTGCGGCTTTTTCCCGAGGTTGATTTCATAATAAACGGCGAAGGAGAAAAACCTCTTTTAGCCTTGCTCAAACATTTGATCGAAGGGGCTCCAAAGCCTCACAAAGGTCTTTTCTTTCGCAAAAACGGCACCGTGGAAGGAGAAGGTTTTTTAGAGCTTAACCCAGAAGAACTTCCCTCGCCTATCTATGACGACTACCTAAAGGAGGTTATGTCTCTTCCTGCGGAGAAGCGCTTTTTCCCGACAATCCCCTTGGAAATGTCCCGGGGATGTTGGTGGTTCAAGTGCAGCTTTTGCAATCTAAATCTTCAATGGCATGGCTTTCGTAAAAAGGCCCTTCCCCAGGTTTTAAAAGAAATTAGGGCCCACGCACAAGCAGGGCTCTTGGATTTTGCCTTCATGGATAATTGTCTGCCAGTAAAAGATTCCCTTCTTCTTTTTGCTGAGCTTGCCAAAGACAAAATCGACTATCGTTTTTTTGCAGAGCTACGCGCAGTTTATAAACGCACTGATTACCATCTTATGCGCCAGGGTGGTCTTACCTGGGTACAAATAGGAATAGAAGCCCTGAGCACGGGAGTTCTCAAAAAACTGAACAAAGGGACTACCGCCATTGAAAACATAGCAGCTATGAGACATTGCGAAGAAGCAGGCCTTATCCTTGAGGGAAACCTTATTTTGGAATTTCCAGGCTGCTGCGTAGAAGAAGTCGCTGAAACCCTTCGGAATCTCGATTTTGTATTTCCCTATCGGCCGCTTACTACGGTTTCGTTCTGGCTGGGCTACGAAAGCCATGTCTTTAAGAATTACCAAAATTACGGTATCAAGGCCATCTGGCCACATCCTTATTATCGCTATTTTTTTCCAGAAAAAATCCTAAAAGACTTTGTCCCTCTTGGATGGTCTTATCGAGGCGACAGGGCCTTTCAAAGGCGCCTGTGGCAGCCTGTGAGGCAGAAAGTAAAACGCTGGCAAAAGCTTTATCATAAGCTTACTAAAGAAAAAGGCCCTCTTCTTAGCTATCGTGATGGAAAAAGTTTTCTTATCATTCGCCAGGTTCTGCCTAACGGCAATGTCCTCCATCACAGACTAAAAGGCCCTTCGCGGGACATTTATCTTTTCTTAATGGACATCAGGTCTCTCAAAGAGTTGAAAGAAAAGTTCCCCAATATACCTGAAACAAAACTAAAAGGCTTTCTGGATGATCTGGTGGCAAAAAGGCTTCTATTTCAGGAAAATGAAAGCTATCTTGCCCTGGCCATTCACCGGCGCCTAAAAGAATAA
- the purE gene encoding 5-(carboxyamino)imidazole ribonucleotide mutase: MGSDSDLPVMKDAAEMLEKFQVPYEISIVSAHRTPERMFDYAQKAEERGIEIIIAGAGGAAHLPGMVASLTALPVIGVPVKTRSLSGMDSLLSIVQMPAGVPVATVAINNAKNAGILAAKMLGAKYPEIRKRVKEFMKDMKEMVEEKAAKLEYEGWKAYLAQMQSY; this comes from the coding sequence ATGGGAAGTGACTCAGATTTACCCGTCATGAAAGACGCCGCGGAAATGCTCGAAAAATTCCAAGTACCTTATGAAATAAGCATTGTTTCCGCACACCGTACCCCTGAGCGCATGTTTGATTATGCCCAAAAAGCCGAAGAACGCGGCATAGAGATAATCATAGCTGGCGCAGGAGGAGCAGCGCATCTTCCAGGCATGGTAGCCTCTCTTACCGCGCTTCCTGTAATTGGAGTGCCTGTCAAAACACGTTCTCTTTCCGGGATGGATTCGCTTCTTTCCATTGTGCAAATGCCAGCAGGGGTGCCTGTGGCCACTGTTGCCATAAACAACGCTAAAAATGCGGGGATCCTTGCGGCCAAAATGCTCGGCGCCAAGTACCCAGAAATCCGCAAGCGCGTAAAAGAATTCATGAAAGACATGAAAGAAATGGTAGAAGAAAAGGCCGCTAAATTAGAATACGAAGGCTGGAAGGCCTATCTCGCGCAAATGCAATCTTATTAA
- the purK gene encoding 5-(carboxyamino)imidazole ribonucleotide synthase, with translation MKNIKTIGILGGGQLARMMVLETKRLGFDFLVLDPTPACPAAQVGAKQIIGSFKDPEKIALLAEKVDVITFDIEHVNTQKLNELEQQGVVIRPSPKILDIIQDKLKQKMLLKEAGIPIPRFLNQEDLTQAAKLLGYPFVQKLRHGGYDGQGVLVIKSEEDLKDAFKENFYVEEAIAIEKEIAVLVARSPQGEIKVYPVVEMLFDVRANICDEVLCPARIDESLAAKAQEIAFQVIEALGEGAVGIFAVEMFLSKEGDILVNEIAPRPHNSGHFTLDGCITSQFEQHIRAIAGLPLGATDLLIPTMMINLLGEGQGTPVIEGFEEALSLEGVHIHLYGKKEVRPFRKMGHVNIVDRNIDQVVKKAMKVKEILHVKGE, from the coding sequence ATGAAAAATATTAAAACAATTGGAATACTCGGTGGGGGACAACTTGCACGTATGATGGTCCTTGAGACCAAAAGACTTGGTTTTGATTTTTTAGTCCTTGATCCCACCCCAGCATGCCCCGCGGCTCAAGTAGGAGCCAAGCAAATAATCGGAAGCTTTAAAGACCCTGAGAAAATAGCTCTCCTCGCGGAAAAAGTAGATGTGATAACCTTTGATATTGAACACGTAAATACGCAAAAGCTTAATGAACTCGAACAGCAAGGTGTTGTAATAAGGCCGTCTCCCAAGATTCTCGATATCATCCAGGACAAACTCAAACAGAAAATGTTACTCAAAGAAGCCGGGATTCCCATACCCCGATTCTTAAACCAAGAAGACTTAACTCAGGCGGCCAAACTGTTGGGGTATCCCTTTGTACAAAAATTGAGACACGGGGGATACGACGGCCAGGGAGTCCTGGTCATTAAGAGCGAAGAAGATCTAAAAGACGCTTTTAAAGAGAATTTCTACGTAGAAGAAGCCATCGCCATTGAAAAAGAAATTGCCGTTTTGGTGGCAAGATCTCCGCAAGGCGAGATAAAAGTTTATCCCGTAGTGGAAATGCTATTTGACGTTCGTGCTAATATCTGCGATGAAGTCCTTTGCCCCGCACGCATAGATGAATCTTTGGCCGCAAAGGCCCAGGAAATAGCTTTTCAGGTGATTGAGGCCTTAGGAGAAGGTGCTGTTGGAATTTTTGCCGTGGAAATGTTTTTGAGTAAAGAGGGCGATATCCTGGTAAACGAGATTGCCCCAAGGCCACACAATTCTGGCCATTTTACCCTTGATGGTTGTATTACTTCTCAGTTTGAACAACACATCAGGGCCATAGCCGGACTCCCTCTAGGCGCTACTGATCTTTTGATCCCCACCATGATGATAAACCTTTTGGGCGAAGGCCAGGGAACGCCTGTGATAGAAGGCTTCGAAGAGGCGCTTTCCCTGGAAGGCGTGCACATACATCTTTATGGCAAAAAGGAAGTTAGGCCTTTTCGTAAAATGGGGCATGTGAATATAGTTGACCGCAACATTGACCAAGTCGTTAAAAAGGCCATGAAAGTAAAAGAAATCCTACACGTAAAGGGGGAGTAA
- a CDS encoding ASKHA domain-containing protein, whose translation MPKITFLPAGVTVEIPEGETVIRAAMKAGIHINASCGGAGVCGKCRVFLEGGEVEGEPLPEGGYKACTLIPKSDLVIRVPVESEVDRRALLRPAKKVASSWLEARGPAKVSISPVMQKIHLSLEPPSIENNMPDLARLETGILKELSAEEIDINWKLLRKLPYVLREKNFDVTACVFKKNTPRLLDVVPGDTTSRHFAIAVDIGTTTICAELVDLNSGNVIGSTSDYNPQISYGEDVISRIEFARKKDGLKILHERVVECIAKLSQELCGKHGVKPEEIAHYSFAGNTVMSHFLLMLEPRFLRESPYVPVAAKFPVVPAKELGLPAGDQTITTLAPCVASYVGGDITAGVVATGMAKESPLTLFIDIGTNGEIVVGNQDFLACAACSAGPAFEGGGIKHGMRATTGAIEAVHIDPETLEPMILTIGNKKPKGICGSGIISLLASLFIEGIIDQSGKYRRDLDNPRIREGREGYEYVLVWAEESATGEDIVFTEADIDNLIRAKGAMFSGYQTLLESVGLEIGMVERVILAGNFGSFLDLEQAIIIGLLPDLPRENFYFVGNSSLLGARMAALSQEALAEMEQVAQMMTHFELSAHPGYMDYYVSALFLPHTNLDLFPSVKELLQKE comes from the coding sequence ATGCCAAAGATTACGTTTCTTCCTGCGGGGGTAACAGTTGAAATCCCTGAAGGTGAAACTGTTATCCGCGCAGCCATGAAGGCGGGTATTCATATTAACGCTTCCTGTGGTGGCGCAGGAGTCTGCGGCAAATGCCGTGTGTTTTTAGAAGGAGGAGAGGTGGAAGGGGAGCCTCTCCCCGAAGGCGGGTATAAGGCCTGCACGTTAATTCCCAAAAGCGATTTGGTAATTCGCGTACCAGTTGAAAGTGAGGTTGACCGAAGAGCCCTTTTGCGCCCGGCAAAGAAAGTGGCAAGTTCCTGGCTTGAAGCTCGCGGGCCTGCCAAAGTGAGCATATCCCCTGTAATGCAAAAGATTCATCTTTCTCTTGAGCCCCCAAGCATTGAAAACAATATGCCTGATCTGGCTCGACTTGAAACAGGAATTCTCAAAGAACTCTCTGCAGAAGAAATAGACATAAACTGGAAGCTCCTAAGAAAGCTGCCTTACGTTCTTCGTGAAAAAAACTTTGATGTCACCGCTTGCGTTTTCAAAAAAAATACGCCACGACTCCTTGATGTTGTGCCAGGTGATACCACCTCGCGTCATTTCGCCATAGCCGTTGACATAGGCACCACCACGATTTGCGCAGAACTGGTTGATTTGAATTCAGGAAACGTTATTGGCTCTACTTCAGATTACAACCCACAAATCAGCTATGGTGAAGACGTAATCAGCCGCATTGAATTTGCCCGTAAAAAAGACGGATTAAAGATACTTCATGAGCGGGTGGTGGAATGCATTGCCAAGCTTTCTCAGGAACTTTGCGGTAAACACGGGGTTAAGCCCGAAGAAATTGCCCATTATTCCTTTGCAGGCAACACAGTTATGAGCCATTTTCTGCTCATGCTTGAGCCACGATTCTTGCGCGAAAGCCCTTATGTGCCGGTAGCTGCCAAATTTCCCGTGGTTCCTGCTAAAGAGCTTGGCCTTCCAGCCGGAGACCAGACCATTACAACCCTTGCTCCGTGCGTGGCAAGCTACGTGGGTGGAGACATTACCGCAGGGGTGGTGGCCACAGGCATGGCCAAGGAGAGCCCTTTAACGCTTTTTATCGATATCGGCACCAATGGCGAAATCGTGGTGGGGAACCAGGACTTTCTAGCCTGCGCAGCGTGTTCTGCTGGGCCTGCCTTTGAGGGCGGGGGGATTAAGCACGGCATGCGCGCAACCACCGGGGCCATAGAGGCCGTGCACATTGATCCAGAGACCCTTGAGCCCATGATCCTTACTATTGGCAATAAAAAGCCAAAAGGGATTTGCGGCTCGGGTATTATTTCGCTTCTGGCAAGCCTTTTTATCGAAGGCATTATTGACCAGTCTGGCAAATACCGTCGCGACCTTGACAACCCGCGCATAAGAGAAGGCCGCGAAGGCTATGAATACGTGCTTGTTTGGGCAGAAGAGTCTGCCACAGGCGAAGACATTGTTTTTACCGAAGCAGATATTGATAATCTCATCCGCGCCAAAGGGGCCATGTTTTCAGGGTACCAAACGCTTCTTGAGTCCGTTGGCCTTGAAATAGGCATGGTTGAGCGGGTTATTCTTGCGGGAAACTTTGGCAGTTTTCTTGATCTTGAGCAGGCTATTATTATCGGGCTTTTGCCGGACCTTCCCAGGGAAAACTTTTATTTTGTGGGCAACAGCTCGCTTCTTGGGGCCCGCATGGCAGCCCTTTCTCAGGAGGCTCTAGCGGAGATGGAACAAGTTGCCCAGATGATGACCCACTTTGAGCTTTCTGCCCATCCTGGTTACATGGACTACTACGTTTCAGCTCTGTTTTTGCCTCATACCAATCTCGACCTTTTCCCAAGCGTCAAAGAACTTTTGCAAAAAGAATAG
- a CDS encoding dihydropteroate synthase, which yields MSQKVVCIAESINIMGKRTGAAMKERNPVPIQEMAKEETELGADYLDLNIGPAKKDGPDLAAWIVKVVEEVVDTPLSLDTTNPDALIAGIKASKNPAGMLMNSISAQPERMEKLIPFAAEVGCDVIALLWGPEGMPRDANERAAMAVDLIMAMNEAGIPNEKIWVDPIGTPITLGADQILEGLNFLAMLPDIAPGCKSTVGLSNVSNGVPHHLRGYLDRVYLMMLMKYNIYSAILNVYDKELVEIAKGKHPEWVKLVHDIMDGDEPDPASLSPKELEIYKTTRVLTGKTIFSESWLEL from the coding sequence ATGTCTCAAAAAGTCGTTTGCATTGCAGAATCCATTAACATTATGGGCAAAAGAACAGGCGCTGCTATGAAGGAGCGCAATCCCGTTCCCATCCAGGAAATGGCCAAGGAAGAAACAGAGCTTGGGGCAGATTATCTTGACCTAAACATAGGCCCGGCCAAAAAAGACGGTCCGGACCTTGCTGCCTGGATCGTAAAAGTCGTAGAAGAAGTGGTTGATACTCCTCTTTCCCTTGATACCACTAACCCTGACGCCTTGATTGCCGGGATTAAGGCCTCGAAAAATCCTGCTGGCATGCTGATGAATTCCATCTCAGCCCAACCTGAACGCATGGAAAAGCTCATCCCTTTTGCTGCGGAAGTGGGTTGCGACGTGATCGCTCTTCTCTGGGGGCCAGAGGGTATGCCCCGCGATGCCAATGAGCGGGCAGCTATGGCTGTGGACCTTATCATGGCCATGAATGAAGCAGGTATTCCTAATGAAAAAATCTGGGTGGACCCCATTGGCACACCCATTACCCTGGGAGCTGATCAGATACTTGAAGGGCTCAATTTTCTGGCCATGCTGCCAGATATTGCGCCGGGATGTAAAAGCACGGTTGGCCTTTCAAACGTATCAAACGGGGTGCCCCATCACCTGAGGGGCTATCTTGACCGGGTTTATCTCATGATGCTCATGAAATACAACATTTACTCGGCTATTTTGAACGTATATGACAAAGAGCTCGTTGAAATTGCCAAAGGAAAACACCCTGAGTGGGTAAAACTTGTCCATGACATCATGGACGGAGATGAGCCAGACCCGGCTTCGCTTTCTCCTAAAGAGCTCGAAATTTACAAAACCACTCGTGTGCTCACAGGAAAGACCATCTTTTCTGAATCCTGGCTTGAGCTTTAG
- the fbp gene encoding fructose-1,6-bisphosphate aldolase/phosphatase, which translates to MKLTLSVIKADIGGYVGHSSTHPDVVAKVKEYVAEAVSKGILIDASVITCGDDIAIVMTHTKGKDNEEVHKLAWDAFVAGTEVAKSLKLYGAGQDLLADAFSGNVKGMGPGVAEMEFEERKSEPIIVYFADKTSPSAWNLALYEMFADPMNTAGLVIDPSMHDGFTFEVMDVYSGKAVKLETPRELYDLLVFIGATSRYVVRAVYRNRDQEIAAVASTQKLSLMAGRYVGKDDPVLIVRCQSGFPAVGEALEPFARPWLVEGWMRGSHTGPLMPVSFKEAKPTRFDGPPRVVAAGYQLCNGKLVGPNDLFDDPAFDDARNRCAILANQLRRQGIFEPHRLPPEEMEYTTLPKVLEKLKDRFVDIGEPEAKAPGTGTGEIHE; encoded by the coding sequence ATGAAGCTCACTCTTTCAGTGATTAAGGCCGATATTGGCGGCTATGTAGGACATTCCTCTACACACCCTGACGTAGTAGCAAAGGTAAAAGAATACGTCGCAGAGGCTGTTTCCAAAGGAATCTTGATCGATGCTTCTGTTATTACCTGTGGTGATGACATTGCCATAGTAATGACCCATACCAAAGGCAAAGATAACGAAGAGGTCCACAAACTCGCCTGGGATGCCTTTGTTGCAGGGACAGAAGTTGCAAAAAGTCTCAAACTTTATGGAGCAGGCCAGGATCTCCTTGCTGATGCCTTTTCTGGAAACGTAAAAGGCATGGGCCCTGGTGTAGCTGAAATGGAATTTGAAGAAAGGAAAAGCGAACCAATCATCGTATATTTTGCGGATAAAACTTCTCCAAGTGCCTGGAACCTAGCTCTTTATGAAATGTTTGCTGATCCCATGAACACTGCCGGTTTGGTAATCGACCCTTCCATGCATGATGGCTTTACCTTTGAAGTAATGGATGTTTATTCCGGCAAAGCAGTAAAGCTAGAAACCCCGAGAGAGCTTTATGACCTCTTGGTGTTCATCGGAGCTACGAGCCGCTATGTCGTAAGGGCTGTTTACCGCAATAGAGACCAAGAAATCGCTGCGGTGGCTTCAACCCAAAAACTTTCTTTAATGGCTGGGCGTTACGTAGGTAAAGACGATCCCGTATTGATCGTTCGTTGTCAAAGTGGCTTTCCCGCAGTGGGTGAAGCCCTTGAGCCTTTTGCAAGACCTTGGCTAGTAGAAGGTTGGATGCGCGGTTCACACACAGGCCCTCTTATGCCAGTCTCCTTTAAAGAGGCCAAACCCACTCGTTTCGATGGTCCTCCTCGTGTTGTTGCTGCTGGTTATCAGTTGTGTAATGGAAAACTGGTAGGTCCTAATGATCTTTTTGATGATCCTGCCTTTGATGATGCTCGTAATCGCTGCGCAATTCTTGCTAATCAGCTTCGTCGCCAGGGTATTTTTGAACCACACCGTCTTCCGCCTGAAGAAATGGAATACACCACCCTTCCCAAAGTCCTTGAGAAACTTAAGGATCGCTTTGTTGACATTGGTGAGCCTGAAGCCAAGGCTCCTGGAACAGGCACCGGCGAAATCCACGAATAA
- the smc gene encoding chromosome segregation protein SMC, translating into MQIKRLEIFGFKSFPRKISISFPPGISAIVGPNGSGKSNLVDALRWILGEQNPRLLRVREMSDLIYAGENGFRPEFAEVRLVLDNEKKDGPKELANLSEISVVRRLYRDGESEFFLNNKPCRLKDIVYLFIDSGVYARGYGIIDQGQVSQFIDQSPKERRKHLEQLAGISRYKIRRDETEKQITKTLENLRRIKDILSEVEGRLEELSKQAAEAKKYLSLQEELRNLEIHKLNQEYKKQTEKKEKILEKRKQLEVKVKSLKKEIEQLEPEILECEGKIGILEEELQNLEKKLRDLEEQHQVKRKEINVLFREESNFAKEISQIEGKISANKERQQKIRLRISGIKKEIDEIKKNLPEKEKTYFFLKEENKTITENIKNEERELKELEEATRALQIKLDQISSEIERLDRELALVTKEKEKFIKEVEELNNKKTIIVQRLENLAKEKENYEKKIKAIEDELKEKVKIEENTENDIRIIEEELHELYLRRKELEREVSWLSSFISQSTKGITEVLSKNKIKFELALNQVDLTEEEEKIIDHVYQDLTKAIILKNRKDLPKAIEVLSNTNKKAVLFIGNDINSVLKEKTKNIQIVKSLEEANIEEEKKYLIPEKNILVTPDGFVFVSSSKSEELLKKKKRLETLVKEKEQILLKIKEKESKNKILKERQEKLKKEISQLAAQKEESVKKIKNYTKEMQQNQINLEKIENNLEILQKNIFFLEEKINSIKNEIEEKASKKEPLKKEFKTFEEKLFELKEKYEREKRHKLEISKKLREIEIELIRKKEKKETLTKELQKQIEEESILAQQIEKFVYKKDKINTNWQQIKKKIKELKSILNSQQEEINSIKGVIEEKKKKLDHLRKREKELRNIVYEKTKELENEEKALNRISVDLAQTELTLAHLAEQAYQNFKIFLPLNEENEEKIRIKDINKRILEVKEELDKFGLINLAAIEELEKTKERKNFLISQKEDLEKALDDLKAAVKQINQTCRKRLKRALAAANEKLAQIFPVLFPEASAELRFTESEDPLEAGLDLIVKLPGKPIRHLAMLSGGEKALTALAVLCAFYLVKPGPFCVLDEVDAPLDEANTEKFVNLLRELTKHSQVILVTHNKRVMENADLLIGVTMEEKGISKIVSVSLN; encoded by the coding sequence ATGCAAATAAAACGGTTAGAAATTTTTGGCTTTAAATCCTTCCCGCGCAAGATTTCTATCAGCTTCCCCCCTGGGATCTCAGCCATTGTGGGGCCAAATGGCTCAGGGAAAAGCAACCTGGTAGATGCCTTAAGGTGGATCCTTGGAGAACAAAACCCACGCCTTTTACGTGTGCGGGAAATGTCAGATCTCATATATGCTGGTGAAAACGGCTTTCGTCCGGAATTTGCCGAAGTAAGGCTTGTCCTTGATAATGAAAAAAAAGACGGTCCTAAAGAGCTTGCTAACCTTTCTGAGATTTCTGTGGTGCGGCGGCTTTATCGCGACGGTGAAAGCGAATTCTTCCTTAATAATAAACCCTGCCGCCTGAAAGACATTGTCTATCTTTTTATTGATAGCGGTGTTTACGCTCGGGGATACGGCATCATAGACCAGGGCCAGGTAAGTCAATTTATCGACCAATCTCCTAAAGAAAGGCGCAAACACCTTGAACAACTGGCTGGGATTAGCCGCTACAAAATCCGCCGTGATGAAACAGAAAAACAAATAACAAAAACCCTGGAAAACTTAAGACGTATAAAAGATATTTTGAGCGAAGTAGAGGGAAGATTAGAAGAACTCAGTAAACAAGCCGCTGAAGCTAAAAAATATCTTTCTTTGCAGGAAGAGCTGAGAAATCTCGAAATACATAAGTTAAACCAGGAATATAAAAAACAAACAGAAAAGAAAGAAAAAATTCTCGAAAAAAGAAAACAATTAGAAGTAAAGGTTAAATCATTAAAAAAAGAGATTGAACAGCTTGAACCAGAAATCCTAGAATGTGAAGGCAAAATAGGAATCCTTGAGGAAGAACTGCAAAACTTAGAAAAGAAATTAAGAGACTTAGAAGAACAGCACCAGGTAAAAAGAAAAGAAATAAACGTTTTGTTTAGAGAAGAATCGAACTTTGCCAAAGAAATTTCGCAAATAGAAGGGAAGATTTCGGCAAATAAGGAAAGACAACAAAAAATCAGGTTAAGAATATCTGGAATTAAAAAAGAAATAGACGAGATCAAAAAAAATCTCCCAGAAAAGGAAAAAACATATTTTTTCTTAAAAGAAGAAAATAAAACAATTACTGAAAATATAAAAAACGAAGAAAGAGAATTAAAAGAGCTAGAAGAAGCAACAAGAGCGCTGCAAATAAAACTTGATCAAATTAGTAGTGAAATAGAAAGATTGGACAGGGAGCTGGCCTTAGTTACAAAAGAAAAAGAGAAATTCATAAAAGAAGTTGAAGAGCTAAATAATAAAAAAACTATTATAGTACAAAGACTTGAAAATCTAGCAAAAGAAAAAGAAAATTATGAAAAAAAGATAAAAGCAATAGAAGACGAATTGAAAGAAAAGGTTAAAATAGAAGAAAATACTGAAAACGATATAAGAATCATTGAAGAAGAACTTCATGAGCTGTATTTGAGAAGAAAAGAGCTTGAAAGGGAAGTTTCATGGTTATCTTCTTTTATAAGTCAATCCACCAAAGGAATAACAGAAGTTTTAAGCAAAAACAAAATAAAATTTGAACTGGCACTAAATCAAGTAGACCTAACTGAAGAAGAGGAAAAGATTATTGATCACGTATATCAAGACCTAACAAAAGCTATTATCTTAAAGAATAGAAAAGACTTGCCGAAAGCGATTGAGGTTTTGTCAAATACAAATAAAAAAGCGGTGCTTTTTATTGGAAATGACATTAACAGCGTCCTTAAAGAAAAAACTAAAAATATTCAAATTGTTAAAAGCCTGGAAGAAGCAAACATTGAAGAAGAAAAGAAATATCTGATTCCAGAAAAAAATATATTAGTTACCCCTGATGGTTTTGTCTTTGTTTCTTCATCAAAAAGCGAAGAGTTACTAAAAAAGAAAAAAAGGCTTGAAACATTAGTGAAAGAAAAAGAGCAAATACTGCTCAAGATAAAAGAAAAAGAAAGCAAAAACAAAATCTTAAAAGAAAGGCAGGAAAAGCTCAAAAAAGAAATAAGTCAACTAGCTGCTCAAAAAGAAGAATCTGTTAAAAAAATTAAAAACTACACTAAAGAAATGCAGCAAAATCAAATAAACCTAGAAAAAATCGAAAACAATTTAGAAATATTGCAAAAAAATATCTTCTTCCTGGAAGAAAAAATAAATAGTATCAAGAATGAAATCGAAGAAAAAGCTAGCAAAAAAGAACCACTAAAAAAAGAATTTAAAACGTTCGAAGAAAAACTGTTTGAACTGAAGGAAAAATATGAAAGAGAAAAACGACATAAGCTAGAAATAAGTAAAAAACTAAGAGAGATAGAAATAGAACTCATAAGAAAAAAAGAAAAAAAAGAAACTCTTACAAAAGAACTTCAAAAGCAAATCGAAGAAGAAAGCATTTTAGCGCAACAAATAGAGAAATTTGTTTACAAAAAAGATAAAATAAACACTAATTGGCAGCAAATTAAGAAGAAAATTAAAGAGCTAAAAAGTATTCTTAATAGCCAACAAGAAGAAATAAATTCGATTAAAGGAGTAATCGAAGAAAAGAAAAAGAAATTAGACCATTTAAGAAAAAGAGAAAAAGAACTAAGAAATATTGTTTATGAAAAAACCAAAGAGCTAGAAAATGAAGAAAAAGCTCTAAACAGGATATCAGTTGATTTGGCTCAGACTGAGCTCACTTTGGCGCATTTAGCCGAACAAGCTTACCAAAATTTTAAAATCTTCCTTCCTTTAAATGAGGAAAACGAAGAAAAGATACGCATTAAAGACATAAATAAAAGAATATTGGAAGTAAAAGAAGAATTAGACAAGTTTGGGCTGATAAATCTTGCAGCTATCGAAGAATTAGAAAAAACAAAAGAAAGAAAAAACTTCTTGATTTCTCAAAAAGAGGACCTGGAAAAGGCGTTGGATGACTTAAAGGCAGCGGTAAAACAAATTAACCAAACCTGCCGCAAACGTCTGAAACGAGCCCTTGCCGCTGCCAATGAAAAACTTGCTCAGATTTTTCCGGTACTTTTCCCTGAAGCATCGGCAGAGTTGCGTTTTACTGAATCAGAAGACCCACTTGAGGCCGGACTTGATCTTATCGTCAAGCTCCCCGGGAAGCCGATCCGCCATCTGGCTATGCTTTCAGGTGGGGAAAAAGCCCTTACCGCCCTTGCTGTTCTTTGTGCCTTTTATCTGGTCAAACCAGGGCCTTTTTGTGTCTTAGACGAGGTAGATGCCCCGCTAGATGAAGCCAATACCGAAAAATTCGTTAATCTTTTACGAGAACTTACCAAACACTCCCAAGTGATCTTGGTAACCCATAACAAACGCGTCATGGAAAACGCAGATCTCCTCATAGGGGTAACGATGGAAGAAAAGGGCATAT